Part of the Desulfuromonas sp. genome, TAACGGCGCACTGATCGGTGGCCCGGATGATCGATTTCCGGTACTTGTCAGGAAACCCGTCCGGCAGGTGGATCTTCATATTGATGGCCTCCAGCCGCTTTGATTCCGGGTTGCGGTTGGTGTCGAGCGTCAACTTCATGCCGGTCGTGTCGATCTCCCGCTGCTGGCAGAACCGCAGAGCAAAAAAACCGGCGCAGGC contains:
- a CDS encoding osmotically inducible protein OsmC, encoding MEITFPGGVAVNTEYNGFVTKTDQPEANGGTDSAPSPFDLFLSSLGACAGFFALRFCQQREIDTTGMKLTLDTNRNPESKRLEAINMKIHLPDGFPDKYRKSIIRATDQCAVKKVIVDPPEITVETV